The Hyphomicrobiales bacterium genome has a window encoding:
- a CDS encoding SulP family inorganic anion transporter, protein MVASMKRRLPMAEGLLPYSWEWLRFDVTAGLAIAAVAIPSAVAYPAIAGLPVEVGFYASILSLVGYALLGPSRKLIVGPDAATMTVLAATLATLPLDNPATRVAAAAALALMVGAFCLLASVLKLGVVASFLSRPILIGFISGISISILVGQIGRVTGVRIESDGLVAPLLEIIRKAPQIHWLTVWFAAAMFGLLVALARLRSPIPGPLVVVVVAVLASAAFDFEGRGMKVIGSLPAGLPRWALPDVGHLPVTDLVLGGAAIWLVSVSSGLVGARSFGAKDGFKVDADRELTGLGAANICSGLFSGFPVTTSDSRTAINLAAGGRSQLSGLISAAALAALLIYLNDALRVLPHAALGAILAFAALSLIDLKGLRDIWRISRLEFGFALISMWGAISLGVLSGVVIAIAGTLLYVLLKEMRPRDALLGRIAGRPGFYKLHRTESAAPPPGMLLFMIQGSLLFFNADYIRSRLETVAKAATPGTVWFVLDASAVAQIDITAAAMLTQWRSDLAAMGQRFALAELHKEPREILERAGLFAGTDAAIVFEDLEDAVRLLGERSPG, encoded by the coding sequence ATGGTGGCGTCGATGAAGCGCCGGTTGCCGATGGCGGAAGGTTTGCTGCCCTATAGCTGGGAATGGCTGCGCTTCGACGTCACGGCCGGGCTTGCGATCGCCGCCGTCGCCATTCCGAGCGCCGTCGCCTACCCGGCCATCGCAGGGCTTCCGGTCGAAGTCGGCTTCTATGCCAGCATCCTGTCGCTCGTCGGCTATGCGCTGCTCGGTCCCTCGCGCAAGCTGATCGTCGGCCCCGACGCCGCGACGATGACGGTTCTGGCGGCCACGCTCGCGACCCTGCCGCTCGACAATCCGGCGACACGGGTCGCCGCGGCTGCCGCGCTCGCGCTGATGGTGGGGGCGTTCTGCCTCCTCGCCAGCGTGCTGAAGCTCGGCGTCGTCGCGTCGTTCCTGTCCCGGCCGATCCTGATCGGCTTCATCAGCGGCATCTCGATATCGATCCTCGTCGGGCAGATCGGCCGGGTGACCGGCGTCAGGATCGAGTCCGACGGGCTGGTGGCGCCGCTGCTCGAAATCATCCGGAAGGCGCCGCAAATCCATTGGCTCACGGTCTGGTTCGCGGCCGCGATGTTCGGCCTGCTTGTCGCCTTGGCCCGCCTGCGCTCCCCGATCCCCGGCCCGCTGGTCGTGGTCGTGGTAGCGGTGCTGGCGTCGGCCGCCTTCGACTTCGAGGGGCGGGGCATGAAGGTCATCGGGAGCCTGCCGGCCGGCTTGCCGCGATGGGCCCTGCCGGATGTCGGGCATCTGCCGGTCACCGACCTTGTTCTCGGCGGCGCGGCGATCTGGCTGGTCAGCGTCAGCTCCGGCCTGGTGGGGGCCCGCAGCTTCGGCGCGAAGGACGGCTTCAAGGTCGACGCCGACAGGGAGCTGACCGGACTGGGGGCCGCCAACATCTGCTCCGGCCTGTTCAGCGGCTTCCCCGTGACCACCTCGGATTCGCGAACCGCGATCAATCTGGCCGCTGGGGGCCGGTCACAGTTGTCGGGGCTGATCTCCGCCGCCGCGCTGGCGGCCCTGCTGATCTATCTGAACGATGCGCTGCGCGTGCTGCCCCACGCGGCGCTCGGGGCGATCCTGGCCTTCGCCGCGCTGAGCCTGATCGATCTCAAGGGGCTGCGCGACATCTGGCGGATCAGCCGCCTTGAGTTCGGCTTTGCGCTGATCAGCATGTGGGGCGCCATCAGCCTCGGCGTGCTCAGCGGCGTCGTCATCGCCATCGCCGGGACACTGCTCTATGTGCTGCTGAAAGAGATGCGCCCGCGCGATGCCCTGCTCGGCCGCATCGCCGGGCGACCGGGCTTCTACAAGCTGCACCGGACGGAGAGCGCCGCGCCGCCGCCGGGAATGCTCCTCTTCATGATCCAGGGCAGCCTTCTGTTCTTCAATGCAGACTATATCCGCTCCCGGCTCGAAACCGTGGCGAAGGCGGCGACGCCGGGTACCGTGTGGTTCGTGCTGGATGCGAGCGCGGTCGCGCAGATCGACATCACGGCGGCGGCCATGCTCACGCAATGGCGGAGCGACCTGGCCGCGATGGGGCAGAGATTCGCCCTTGCGGAGCTGCACAAGGAGCCACGCGAGATTCTGGAGCGCGCCGGGCTTTTCGCCGGGACGGACGCGGCGATCGTCTTCGAGGACCTTGAAGACGCCGTCCGACTTCTCGGCGAGAGGTCGCCCGGATGA
- a CDS encoding conserved membrane hypothetical protein (Evidence 4 : Unknown function but conserved in other organisms) has product MQPPHHAPDGLKTPKAAAVAGILFSVLLLSALVLVLQTLRLNPQDPGDWVGAQAWKVGLALNLIPFAGIAFLWFMGVLRDRLGSEENRLFATVFLGSGLLFVGMLFVAASAIGAILVTHAARPGELAGTVTFTLMRSFAYNLASIYAMKVSSVFLLTASTIVLRTRITARWTAFTGYAAAAVILFGSHLVDWTFLVFPVWVLIVSCDILVREYGHAEPSG; this is encoded by the coding sequence GTGCAGCCTCCTCATCATGCGCCGGACGGGCTCAAGACGCCGAAGGCCGCCGCCGTCGCGGGCATTCTGTTTTCGGTTCTGCTTCTGTCGGCGCTGGTGCTGGTGCTGCAGACCCTGCGCCTCAACCCCCAGGATCCGGGCGATTGGGTGGGAGCTCAAGCCTGGAAGGTCGGGCTGGCACTGAACCTGATCCCCTTCGCGGGCATCGCCTTCCTCTGGTTCATGGGGGTGTTGCGCGACCGGCTGGGCAGCGAGGAGAATCGCCTTTTCGCGACGGTCTTCCTCGGCAGCGGCTTGCTGTTCGTCGGGATGCTGTTCGTCGCGGCCTCCGCCATCGGCGCCATCCTCGTCACGCATGCGGCCCGGCCCGGCGAGCTTGCCGGCACGGTGACGTTCACCCTGATGAGATCCTTCGCCTATAACCTCGCCAGCATCTACGCGATGAAGGTCTCGAGCGTTTTTCTGCTGACGGCCTCGACCATCGTGCTCCGCACCCGGATCACGGCGCGCTGGACGGCGTTCACCGGCTACGCGGCTGCGGCGGTCATCCTGTTCGGCAGCCACCTCGTCGACTGGACTTTTCTCGTCTTTCCGGTCTGGGTGCTGATCGTCAGCTGCGACATCCTGGTTCGCGAGTACGGGCACGCCGAACCTTCCGGATGA
- a CDS encoding Response regulator transcription factor: MSALVHIVDDDPTSQAGIDGLLRSCGYQTKAYESTDEILGQRPDGESASCIVIDTRAPGETIPDVVSLFSRAGVNLPMIFLTDQGDVRVGVRAIKAGAEDFFTKPVQRDEFIDAVDRAITRHRLASEEESRVRSGLLRLRRLTRREREVFDLVIRGKMNKQVAFALGTSERTIKAHRHKVMEKMQVRSVVELVTCAERLGLLRSDSPER, translated from the coding sequence ATGTCAGCTCTTGTGCACATCGTCGATGACGACCCGACATCGCAGGCCGGCATCGACGGCCTGCTGCGGTCTTGCGGGTACCAGACCAAGGCTTATGAGAGCACCGACGAGATCCTGGGCCAGCGGCCGGACGGTGAAAGCGCCAGCTGCATCGTCATCGATACGCGGGCGCCCGGCGAAACCATCCCCGATGTCGTGAGCCTGTTCAGCAGGGCCGGCGTGAACCTGCCGATGATCTTCCTGACGGACCAGGGCGATGTCCGGGTCGGCGTCAGGGCAATCAAGGCCGGGGCCGAGGATTTCTTCACCAAGCCGGTGCAGCGAGACGAGTTCATCGATGCCGTCGACCGCGCGATCACGCGCCATCGCCTCGCGAGCGAGGAGGAAAGCCGGGTTCGTTCCGGCCTGCTGCGCCTCAGGCGGCTGACCCGGCGCGAGCGGGAAGTCTTCGATCTCGTGATCCGCGGCAAGATGAACAAGCAGGTCGCCTTCGCGCTCGGGACGAGCGAGCGAACCATCAAGGCCCATCGTCACAAGGTGATGGAGAAGATGCAGGTCCGTTCCGTCGTCGAGCTCGTCACCTGCGCCGAGCGGCTCGGCCTGCTCCGCTCCGACAGCCCCGAGAGGTGA
- a CDS encoding conserved exported hypothetical protein (Evidence 4 : Unknown function but conserved in other organisms), with product MIATASRAGLFAVALAASAAQDARAQPAAFQGAWLEEGQICANVFTAAGQGLRFKRPANAFAAAFVIRGHRLSTPLATCRIGRISRSGERQIMHLNCTTTIATDTARAVFSPAQDGGLYRYSADEGGTATRYRRCTTETLKAP from the coding sequence ATGATTGCCACGGCTTCTCGCGCGGGCTTGTTCGCCGTCGCCCTTGCGGCGTCGGCGGCACAGGACGCGCGGGCGCAACCGGCGGCCTTCCAGGGCGCCTGGCTGGAGGAAGGGCAAATCTGCGCCAACGTCTTCACCGCGGCGGGGCAGGGGCTTCGCTTCAAGCGTCCGGCCAACGCCTTCGCGGCGGCGTTCGTGATCAGGGGCCATCGATTGTCCACGCCTCTCGCGACCTGCAGGATCGGCCGCATCAGCCGCTCGGGGGAGAGGCAGATCATGCATCTCAACTGCACGACGACCATCGCGACCGACACTGCCCGGGCCGTCTTCTCCCCGGCTCAGGATGGCGGCCTCTATCGCTACAGCGCGGACGAGGGAGGCACCGCAACAAGATACAGGCGCTGCACGACGGAGACGCTGAAAGCGCCCTAA
- a CDS encoding Adenylate cyclase: protein MESQRLTIGENSYCCLEGKLPDGEIRAQLERILASTEFSVPQRVRQFLTYVIHQTLAGHADRIKAYSVAVEVFGRDANFDIQNDPVVRIEAGRLRRALERYYLLAGSSDPILIEIPKGGYVPRFLRRDSRVSDAANAVPAAAPESLPGTGRTGFGSRWVAWGVAAAMACLALPFIWIAALPKPNSPAKEVPRPAGPSLIVRPFANLTGQPEINAYVAGLGEELLAQLSRFKELTVFGTGTPASISSGATAAEMTNPLGNRYLFEGGIRLSDGKLRVTARVLDGENSAIVWSGIYDADPKAADVVGVETTIASKIATAVAQPYGIIFSAAPRPARSRGVQNLDAYQCTHRFYRYRTVFSPSEHAATRACLEQVTARYPDFSTGWAMLAYLYLDEDRFHLNRRPDSSLERARGSAERAVRLDPENIRALQALMAVLYFSREPGEALRVGNQALALNPNDTELLGEFGSRVAQAGDWRRGASLLEEAMAKNPGHSDYYVGLLALAAYMQGDNARATDLIRRANLRQFSIYHFVAALVLARQGLQAEAARFRAEFLRLRPGFFDNFDDELNSRNFNARDRAILIRGAIEAGFPVPARFAVEAEQRFGALSETGPRETAAARSQP from the coding sequence GGACGGCGAGATTCGCGCTCAACTGGAAAGAATCCTCGCCAGCACGGAATTCAGCGTGCCTCAGCGCGTGCGCCAGTTCCTGACCTATGTGATCCACCAGACCCTTGCCGGCCATGCGGATCGCATCAAGGCTTACTCCGTCGCGGTCGAGGTCTTCGGCCGCGATGCGAATTTCGATATCCAGAACGATCCGGTGGTCCGGATCGAGGCGGGGCGCCTGCGGCGCGCGCTGGAGCGCTATTATCTTCTGGCGGGCAGTTCGGACCCGATTCTGATCGAGATCCCCAAGGGCGGTTACGTCCCCCGCTTCCTGCGGCGAGACAGCCGGGTGAGCGATGCTGCAAATGCTGTTCCGGCCGCTGCTCCTGAGAGCTTACCGGGAACGGGCCGCACAGGTTTCGGAAGCCGCTGGGTCGCCTGGGGTGTCGCAGCGGCAATGGCGTGCCTGGCGCTTCCCTTCATCTGGATTGCCGCCTTGCCAAAGCCGAATTCGCCGGCAAAGGAAGTGCCGCGGCCAGCGGGGCCGTCCCTGATCGTCAGGCCATTCGCGAATCTGACGGGGCAGCCGGAGATCAACGCCTATGTCGCAGGTCTCGGGGAAGAGTTGCTGGCGCAACTCTCGCGCTTCAAGGAACTGACGGTTTTCGGCACGGGAACGCCGGCTTCCATATCGTCCGGAGCCACGGCCGCGGAGATGACGAATCCGCTCGGCAATCGCTACCTGTTCGAAGGCGGCATCCGTCTCTCTGACGGCAAGCTGCGCGTGACGGCCCGCGTTCTGGATGGAGAGAATTCCGCGATCGTCTGGTCCGGCATCTATGACGCCGATCCCAAGGCCGCCGACGTCGTGGGTGTCGAAACGACGATTGCATCAAAGATCGCAACAGCGGTGGCGCAGCCTTACGGGATCATCTTCAGCGCCGCGCCTCGGCCGGCACGATCGCGTGGAGTGCAGAATCTCGACGCCTATCAATGCACCCATCGCTTCTATCGCTACCGCACCGTGTTCAGCCCGTCCGAGCATGCGGCGACACGCGCCTGCCTTGAGCAGGTGACGGCGCGCTATCCGGATTTTTCGACCGGCTGGGCGATGCTGGCTTATCTTTATCTCGACGAGGATCGTTTCCATCTGAACCGGCGGCCGGACTCGTCATTGGAGCGGGCGCGCGGCTCGGCCGAGCGCGCGGTCCGTCTCGACCCGGAGAATATCCGCGCGCTCCAGGCGCTGATGGCGGTGCTGTACTTCAGCCGGGAGCCCGGCGAGGCGCTGCGCGTCGGCAACCAGGCGCTTGCGCTCAATCCGAACGACACCGAACTGCTGGGCGAGTTCGGCAGCAGGGTGGCCCAGGCGGGAGACTGGCGACGAGGGGCCTCCCTGCTCGAGGAGGCGATGGCGAAGAATCCGGGCCACTCGGACTATTATGTCGGGCTCCTCGCCTTGGCGGCCTATATGCAGGGCGACAATGCACGAGCCACGGATCTCATTCGTCGTGCAAACCTTCGGCAGTTTTCGATCTACCATTTCGTTGCGGCGCTGGTCTTGGCGCGGCAGGGATTGCAGGCTGAGGCCGCTCGGTTCCGTGCCGAATTCCTGAGGCTGCGGCCGGGATTCTTCGACAATTTCGACGACGAGCTCAACAGCCGCAACTTCAACGCAAGGGATCGCGCCATTCTGATCCGCGGGGCCATCGAGGCCGGTTTCCCCGTGCCGGCCCGTTTCGCGGTCGAGGCCGAACAGAGATTCGGCGCTCTTTCCGAGACCGGCCCGAGAGAAACCGCCGCCGCGCGTAGCCAACCGTAA